From Platichthys flesus chromosome 7, fPlaFle2.1, whole genome shotgun sequence:
ctcttgaaTTAAAGGTGAAACATCTTCGAGAAACTCAACCAAGTCCAGTTGACCTGGTCTCTAGCACCTGGACACACTATGACATTCAATGACTCACCTGAGGTTTTAGTGCTTGTATGTATTATCTGATATcaaagagtgtgtttgtttggatgtGTCTCGATTTAATTCAAGGGGACTCTTTCCACTCTATTAACCACCATTCTAAAGTACAGTTTTGACTGAAATAACAGAgggatttctgtcatttaaagcCAGAAAATAAATCTCAGATGAATTGGTAATAATTCTTAGTTGCAGCCTTATGCAATGATGCATTTTGATGTGTTCAGCTGAGCACACATTCCACCGAGCTCCCTACCTGGCAAATCTACACCGAGCGGTGCAGAACAAAAGCCAGGAAAACAGTGAAAGAGCTCAGCCACTCAAACAATGGACTGTTCTCCGTGATGCAGTCGAGGAAGCGTTTCCATTTCATGtaggcaaacacacagagaaagaggaagagcttCTGTGCGCAGAAACAATACAAACACTAAACCAACACCTAGAGCAGGACTCTCCCTGCTGCATTCCTCAATATTCCATATCCCCTATATAACATGTATTACATTATAACTACCTCAGTCTGATGCTGCACAGCCCGTTCATGGTTGCCCATTAGCTGTATATGTATGTAGATTTGCACAAACCTCGTCCCTCCTTCCTTATCCTATATTTTCTCTGCGAAATATTAAATTCATAACATCTTATGGAGGGAATTTGAATGTATATTGGTCTTTCGTGGTCGCAGCTGATCCTGGACGATGATTACAACAATGCTGCTTTataaacaatatgtcttctcacatattctaccattactgacaataacacattttcttatGTACAAATACGCCGACACACGTCTTCATTATGTTAcaaattgtgtctttttgtttttgctgaggttcttagttacagttacagttagAGATCCCTCACATCagactctctctgaggtttctatgttttattATCTACGTTAAAAAGGTGTTTGGTAGTTTTCCTCTTGTTGTGGGTGAAGGGCAGAggaagccctatgagacaaactgtgaccTGTACAGATAGaacttgattgattgattgattgacagctcccCTCACCTGTCACCAGGTAGTTCATGATGAGCCGGTTCATGTCCGCCCTCTGTATGTGCACGTTGTTCAGTTTCTCCATCCACTCTTCTCTGGTGATGTCTTCTGTCTTTTCAGCATAACTCATCATTGGGACGCTGGAGGAGCAAagaaccccccccaaaaaacaaaatgtgagcAAGGCTGCCACCGCTCGGCCACCGGCTGCATCTGCACGAGCACAGACGATACAACCGGGTTTACAACCCTGCTACACACAGGTGACAACcaggcaacacacacatctaacaCACGACAATTAACAACACAACCGCAGGCACCGTGTTTGTGCAGTAGCACCGCATTTcggatgcgtgtgtgtgttgtgagtaaGGATGCGGACGTGCAGCGGCGCTTCCAAAACAAACCCATTTCCTGTCAGTTAGCAAAGGGGGGGGTGCACCGACTCGACTCACCGTGCAGAGAGGCCCCGGGACGGCGCGTCCTGCTCggcgggggggggagacggTGGAGGGGCGCCGGTTCTCGGTGCTGCCACGGGGGTCAGGGTCAGATTCCACACCGGGGACAGCCGAGCTACTGGCGGCTAACGGACCCCGTGTAACAGATCCAGGCTAACGGAACCGGGCTAACGGCTCCTAGCTAACTACCGTGGGGGAAACCTCGCGAGAGCTTTAACGTCCGTCCCGCGAGATCGTGGATTGGGTTAGGCGGCGATGACGTCACGGTTGCCGAGGAAGCgaagtgaaataaatgaatgtggaactttgtgttttttatttgtcaataaGATTCAATTAAACGACTGAGGAATGGAGCTAAATATTAAAGAATAATACAAGGAATATTTCTATTTATCAATTAAGTCCCTGGAACGTCCagttaataaattaaatcaatatttggtgtgGTCACAATCTGCATTTTACACTGCGCCAGTTCTCCTCAGTTtattagaaagaaagaaagaaagaaagatagatagatagatagatagatggattgatatatatatatatatatatatatagatagatagatagatagatagatggataggtATATGGATAGATATTGCACTGAACAAGTTGCAGTTAGTTTGGAGGGTATTAATAATGCACACTAATTATTCACAGATATTTGTAATTATATATGTCATTTTATtaaggaagagagaaaataatcaCACGTTTGTCTGGATCTTCTCCAAACTGTAATGCAAGGCAAGTGTATTTGTTTatcacatttcaacaacaaggcaattcaaagtgctttacattaaCAACATGACAAATGATCAAAGCAACATAGAACAATACaaaatgcaattaaataaaAGCTAGAGATTAGAGGTCCCATTTCCCATCCCTCAATACTTTTAtgaaaattacattacattcaatttagctgacgcttttatcgaAAGCGGATGAGTGCATTCAATCAAGAAAATTAaaattccttaaaaaaaaaactacaaaggactttaagtaagtgccatttaagtgctactaaagttgtattatattatatttaaggctgtgaaatgattacaatttttaatcaaattaatcacaggtttctatggattaatcatgattaatcacattatagatttctctgtatatttttgtgaaaacaaaagatggatatatatttaacatgttttcctTTAATAATCataagtaaacaaaacaatggtgctgcaactcagcagttctttatcagttctctttgctattccatatggaacattaatataatcttcatcctaaacagaattcgggcttcttagccattgtatggttgaataaaacttttttcttttctttttaaatcaaacagaaattgtTTGAGCTTCTTatccattctttttataggatgatATAGGATGTCATTGTGCCcatgcgttaaatgcgttaaaaaaaaataacgaattaatcctgtaatttaatcataatgCGTTAACGCGTGTTTTAATTCAAAGTATAGAAAGAAGAGACGTGTTTCTGGTTTGAAGCGGAAGATGTGTggactttctgatgtcctgatgtcgatggggagctggttccaccatttaggagccaggacagcaaacagtggtgattttgttgagtgtttaactcgcagtgagggagcaacgagccgattggcagatgcagagcggagtgaacaggctggggtgtaaggtttgaccatgtcctggatgtagactggactcGATCCGAAGTACTAGAGTTTGAAACGGATGCAGGCAGCCACTGGTGGCCAgtgaagggagtggaggagcGAAGTGGTGTGAGTGAATGTAGGTTACAGAACTGTCAAGGTGCTgaattctggatgagctgcagaggtcggatgtcAACAGCAGGTAGAACAGCCAGGAGGGACTTTCAGTAGTCTAGGTGTGCGATAACAagggcctggaccagaacctgcgccgccttctgagtgagaaggggacgtatgctcctgatgttgtgcagcatgatTCTACAGGAACGGGTTGttacagtaatgttggcagtaagagTTGACAGTCGAGTGTCACACAGGGTCCTAGCAGTCTgggtgggggttaacacagagttgtaaAACTGAAATCCTTTCAGTTTAGTGtgatcctgcagacaaacaaacaaacctataGGTGACAACTTTGCAGACGTAATAAAGACCTCAACAGATTGAAATCCCTACATTTAAAGGACTAGTTTGCATTTTTGGGAAATTCACTTAAGCTAATTGCTTACTTGTGGAGAGTTGCATAAGACGATCAATACagttctcctgaagctgggccAGCTGGCTTTTAGCCTAGCCTAGCATAAATgctggaaacagagggaaacaatAGCCACGAGCAAGGTAATCCAATCGATCTGCAGCGGTCTCGGCCTGTTGTTATAAAAAACAGCAGCCAATGCAAAGACAAGATCACAAGAACTTTTACTGTAAGTCAGTTCAGTCTCAGAATACTGGTTTTACAGGACCTAGTATTCAAAGTGTAACTTCTCCCCTAAGTTTATGCTGAAGTGCCTCCCACTGAAAATCACTGGGAAGCACCCAGTCCTGTCTctcgtccacacacacacacttttactgCTTACCATTAGCTTGCTGAGTTGTCGAGCTCCAgatgactgaacacacacactttggtgACAGAAGTGTTGCATAAAGTAGAGGGCGTCTCGCTTCTTAGACGATGGTCCTCCCGGGCCGGCTGGTGCTGAGCCAGcatatcatcttcatcatcttcatcatcttcatcatcttcatcatcatatgCTCTGTCCATCTATATGTTTACAATGGGGATCAGAGATAAACAGCCTTTCAATCCTGTCTATGTCCTGAACATATGGCAAAGTTTACAATAAATTtgacttcatcatcatcttcgtcatcatcatcttcttcatcattatcatcatcatcatcatcatcatcatcatcaccatcatcatcctcaccaccatcatcttcttcatctttatcatcatctttatattcccttcatcatcttcaacatCATCCCCTCATCATCCCTTCtaatcttcatcttcagcatcatcatcatcgcagTCCGCCTGTGCACGCGCACGTCGGGTCTCCGTGGGGGTTGGGCAGGGGGCGGAGTCAGATCCGTGCTGCAGCTGTCCATGGTTGTGTGAAGCCTCAGAGGTTCTGTACTATGCGGCCATAGTCACGCTCCAGCCCCTCAAACCACGAGCTGCAGGGATCCTTTGGCCTCACAGAGCACCGGAGAACACTGAAAGGTGAGCGCGCCCCTGCACGTCcgcttccctctcttcctcgagccgctgctccttcacctTGAAGATTAGTGCTGACGATCCATCCCTGGCTGCATCAACACCAGGCCAGGAAGCAAACCAACATGGATGCTGTGCGCTATagccgagctgctgctgatgctgctgctgctgctgctcgcacAGAGATTACGCTGCTAGCATCGAACCCACACACTCTAATCCTTCGTAGATACACGCTTTGCCACGGGATGCGGCTCGTAACACACAGAAATTTGACACCCTCTCGTCAGAACAGCCAGTTTGAGGCGAAAATGTACAAATGCGCTTTGCAGGGCTTCAAACGCGCCGGTGGCCATTCATTTGAGTCAAGATGACACCCAGTGGGATTCAGCAgggtgggtttgtgtgttttcatttgcagcATCAGTTCGATGAAACCTcgctctcctgcagcagcaccgaCTGTCAGCTGCTGATTTACTGACACCAGCAGACGCAGCTCCGGCCAACATGTCAGTAACTGAATAATCCTGCAGGATCATTTACATCGTTTGTGCAATTACACTGAAAAAAATCTGTGGGAATCAGATTGGGGCAGTGGGAAATTAGATTACTCCAGGATTTGCCCTGTCGCTGCTCTTTAACTTCTTTTCCACTAAATTTCACACAACGCAGGATGTTTCCATACGTGCACGTACGGGACAGATGTGTCCAGCCGAGGCAGCTGTTGCCTGCAGCCACACAGGCCTCACTTTAGTAAAAGTCctgcattatttatattttggaaGCGATGTCGGGATAAACAGGTGATTCTAACAAATTAGGTGTTTCCCTTCAGGTTTTCTTGTCTGTGGACTTAAGGAATCATGGCTGAACATCAGAGGCAACGCTCTCTGTCCACCGCTGGCGACTCTCTCTACCTCGTGTTGGGAGTCGAGAAGGTCGCCACATCTGATGACATCAAGAGATCTTACAGGTgagaggtccccccccccccccccccaccccctcctcctcacatgAACTGCCACAGAAAGGTCTGGCCTCCCCTCAGATGACCGTTGTCGTTTTTCCTCCACACAGGAAGCTGGCGCTGAAGTTCCACCCCGACAAGAATCCCGACAATCCAGAAGCGGCAGATAAGTTCAAGGAGATAAACAGCGCCCATGCGATTCTCAACGATCCCACCAAGCGTAACATTTACGACAAGTACGGCTCCCTTGGCCTGTATGTGGCCGAGCAGTTCGGAGAAGAGAACGTTAACACCTACTTCGTCCTCTCCAGCTGGTGGGCGAAGGTGAGGCGGGGGGGAAAGACCCGGACCATTTAGCGTTTGCATTTTCCATTCATACCTGCTTCTCTTATCTTCTCCTCACACACCCGTTGTCATGTCCCGGCCTCCTCTCATGTATCTGCTCTCCTGCAGGCTCTGTTCGTGTTCTGCGGCCTGGCCACCGGCTGCtacttctgctgctgcctgtgctgctgctgcaactgcTGCTGTGGAAAATGTAAACCACGGCCTCGGGAGGGCCAGGACCAGGAGTTTTACGTGTCCCCGGAGGACCTGGAGGCCCAGCTGCAGTCTGACGAGAGAGGTGATGCAGAACCACCTCCGGTTTCTTCATTTGTTCGGGGGAAGCGATGGACGAGGGGTTAACGCAAACacactttttgtttctctttgtcaaaCAGAGGCTGGTGTTGATCCCATAGTGCTGCAGCCGTCGGCCACAGAGACGACCCAGCTCACAGCGGATGGACACCACTCCTACCACACCGACACCGGCTTCAACTAACCCCCTGTCCCCAGCGATCCTGGCCCATGGTCCTGCCTGCTTTCCCCCTGCTCCACCTCCGTGAGACGACTGAAAGGGGCGATCCATCTTTCCACTTCCGATCGGGAGCCATGCTGAGGAGAGGGACTCGTAAGCATGGTCCATGAGAGGAACTAATGAAGTCACGTCCCTTACACCCTTTCCTGATTGGTACACCCACTTATTTACCCCCCCCAGTACgataagaaaagagaaacaaccaaattattatgtttattttttatgtctTCTTTTGTATTTCTTGGCCTTCAACCACACAGGTCgcctcccctccccctcactctccctctcccatACTCTGCATCACGGTGTAGCATGCACTGTTAAACGAAACATAGTCTTCAGAATCTTAAGTCATCCTTTGCAGCATTTTTACTTTGCAAGACTCATAATGTAGGTGCGTACGTACGTGCAATATGTTCATCTGAGTACAGTTCACCAGGAGGAGGTAACAGTCTACGTGATATTGTCTGCTGAAGGAAGGAGAGCCATGGCTCAGGGAGGTGCTGGTTAGAGAGCTGTTTGTTGTGTCCGGTGGTGCCATCATCCGTAAACCTTTCAAGAACAGAGTTGTCTTATGTTTGATTTGAGAATTCCACCCGCTGTCCTCCGAacttccagtgtgtgtttgtctgtgtgtcgtcTGCTCCCCCAGATCTTTTCACTAATGAGGTTTTTAAGGCCCAGAGCTTTACTTGCAGACACTATTACTTAggtatttattgattattgactATTTCCTCCACCCGTCGAAGCTTCATTTTCAGCCCATTGATCCAGGACATTGACGACTTCCTGTCTTTCCTAAAGCACTGAACAGGTTGTTTGGATATTTATCATCAAGGTAAATTTCATATTGATTTACGATCGATTTCCTGTTCTGTTAGATTAACCAATGAACACTTTTTGACAGAGCAGCAGTTACACGTGGTTTGTTAAATCGTTGACATTGGATGGATCTCATAGAAAAACATTGATAAGggacattttttaataattacaaTTTGATTTAGAGGATGAGAATTTTATTTTTCGGTAAAGTGTCTCAGTTGTTGGGATCATATGCTGAGCCGCtgccgcctcccccccccctgtcctttttttgttcataaaataaaactatttttgAGACGTCTCGTGGAAGCTgatagtatttttatttttattgattttgttaGCTGTATAGAAAAGCTCTAGATAAACCCTCTGACTGATCACATGTTAGAAATAACAGATCACTATCAGCAGCCGCCCTGGTtcagacatgtttttaaattgtcttaaaCGATATTAAGTCGTTGATGTTAGCGGGAATTAAAGTTGACTACAGAATATTGACTTGGGGATATTTTAGGTCGGCGGAAATACTCATCCCATGTTTTTAGTCCTTGTGTTTTGAACTGAAGTCGGATGACTCTGATATGTTTGTCCGATGCCGTGTGATGTTTAGCCTTTTTGACTTTTTCGAACCCATCTTGTAAATCATATCATCCGTGAGCCAGTGCTACAGGCAGCTCAGTAAAATGACTCTAGATTTTTTCATACTACTGAACTTGCACATACTGCGGCACACTTCCACAATTTGCCATGAACATCTTTGTCCGTTTCATAACCGCTAACAATGTGTTTTAATGGTTTACACTTGGTGAGCTCCTGTTGCCCACCCTCTGCTATTAACGGTATGGATGTTGACCTCTGTGGCCCTTGTATGATGTTTCCTGTGACCCTTGATGAAACATAGATGTTCCTGTCATGGCTTTTTCATTAAGATACTGAAAAATGCTACTGTAAATGTTCTAAGTTGAATGcactgtgtgtttaaaaaaaaaacctataATGGATCAATGATCAGGACGTGACtcaataaaaatacaacataGTATATAGTGTAATTATAGTGAAATGGTTCTATGATGCATTCTTttgggattttatttatttcataccTTTGTCATGTTTCAAATGATGATTGGCTTTAACTTTACTGGTATGGTGTTGTAATGTAACCATTAAATCTGGCAAGGAATGGTTTAATGGTTCAGGTCGCTTATACATACACTTGACCCACATAAAGTATAAACTTTAACGTTTATGTTGTAGCATGGTAATTGTGTGTCTGGAAGAAAACAAGTGGATCATTGATCTGATTTGCCGTTGTTGAATAAATGTTCATGGAGATTTTGACTCGTGTTCTTATCAGACTGTGTGGATGGAAACAGCACGGGGACTAGAAGGCAAAATCACTTTGTGTGGTTTGGAGAAAGTAGAAGTAGCAATACCACAGTGTGCAAAATTATTCAAAGGTATGTTAGTATTAGCATCAGATATACGTTAATACTTATTATACAAAACTAGATAGACAGTAAGTAACTTaatcaatgatgatgatgaatcatcatttatctgtttattaTGATCTGAATCTGCATAAtagtatatttaaatatacaataaaaaaaagtacttgAGTCTACAGTATGTACTTAGTTACTTATAATTACTGCAGGAACAGTTAAAACCATATTCTAGCTAGGTAATCAATAACTATTCTTCAAAATGATGTATTTTTTGTGTTCCggatatttttttgttgaactgcataattTATAACACATAGTAAATAAGTTATATcatgacaaaatgtattatatatatataacaatggTACACTATAACTACATTTAAGTTTTATGTAGAGTAAATTAAATACACACCATTCTACCATTATATTCACATATTGATTTTACAAACgttctttgttgtttttctcagtaTCAGTTTAAAATATCAGTGACTTGATGATGGCCACAGAAAACTCAGAGAATATTAGATCACATTATTTATCTGGAGCAGACGAGTCACTCtgagctgtgttttcatgttttgtcagCAGATGGAGACAAACGTTTTATTTGACCCACTCGTTGTGGGACAGCGTTTGTAGCACAGAGGTTAATGTGAGACTTTATATAATCCTCACCACAGTTACATTGGATTTATCTTGCGTGGATTGAGCCTCATTTACATTCAGATTTAAActgaatgaatatatatttattatttttaaggtATTTCTTTAGTCTCTCCAGCCCATAGATTATAAGACataagacagaaacacacaaaggacgACCAGGAAAAAAGCACACAGCAAAACGTAAATTTTCTATGACAAACAATTTCCTACTTTCATTGcctaaatttttttttttcttagttaaatgtattttctatgaAATACGTCACAATGTCTTCAAGAGTCAATCTCAACAAATGATCTTCAGCAGCCTCAAGGTTCTTCAACTGACTTTCCAAACAGATTATTCGTCGTCCACGAGGTGTTGAAACACAAATGTTCTCAAAAGTCACAGACACGTTGTCCTTTGAAACTTATAGAGCCATTTGTTTACTGAGAGCTGGACCCATCTGTGCGTCGGGGGGATTTATTTTATTCCGCCTGTGGTTCTGTGTCGTAATCTTCTTTTATTTCGACTTAGTTCATGAGCTCGGCCTTGTTCCAGATCTCCTTCTCACATTTTTCCTATAACTCTTTTCTCCTCGTCACAgttgtgtttacatcacatTGCAATCACTCCGGAAAAGTGTGTGTtctgttgtgaatgtgtgtgtctgtgtacttgtactttgtGAGAACCATGTTGTGCATATATTGGGATGGATGTTCTTCattcataataaataataaaaagtaacagaaataaaaaaacttatatcatacaatgtATAATAGGAGAACAAGATGTTAAGTGTTACTCCAATCGagtttgtgtggatgtgtgtgcgtgtgcgtgtgtgtatgtgtgtgtgcgtgtgactaTTAATAGTTCTCTGATCCTGTGgctgttgtcagtgtgtgtgtgtggatctgaCTTGATGGAGACAGGCAGCAGTGGCTCGCAGGTCTGAAGACACAACAGAGGCAGCGATGAACCGACAAGGTAACACAACCTCACTCCGACTATACACAACACTGTGAAGTTAACTTACATGTACTCACACCTGGTTAGTTTAAACCTGCTGTGTTtactgtctgtttttgtgtgtaactgtgtgtttactgtgtgttactgtgtgtttacCGTGTGTTACTGCGTGTTAACtgtgtttttactgtgtttttaccgtgtgtttattttgtttttactgacggtggctaacgttagctccGAGTGCAACAGGTTAGCTGTTAGCCTTAGCTCACCGAAGAGTTACGTTCAGCACCGCGGACAGCTCCAAGGTGTTCCTTacacctatctatctatctatctatctatctatctatctatctatctatctatctatctatctatctatctaactatctatctatctatctatctatctatctatctatctatctatctatctatgttcccatctatccatccatctatctaaaCAAATTAACtaaccatctatctatctatctctctctatctagaATATTGATACATATTAAGTATATTGAATTCTGTGTAAttgtaaacatgaaataaaacattgatgTTACTTTGTCTCTTGTGAATATAAAAGTTTTCAATCTGGTGTTAAAAGCTGCGATTGATGGAGCATCCCTAAGACCACCATTGTTTCTATGCTGCCTTTAAATGCTCAAAGGTTGGGAGACGTCAAGTTAAAGATTTTTTGTTTGGTATATTTTCTCATGTTTCTGTCTaaggttttggtggagctgcaCCGTCCGTGAACTTCTCCACGAGAACACCAGAAACCACCATCAATGGACGCTCACCCTCAGATCTAACGGATGAGGAAGTAGACGGTCTACGCTATGAACTTGCAAAGGTTCAGGTCTTAGTTATCATCGTATAAAAAAAGCCGgaagtaaaaaatgtaaatacgaTAAAAAGATCCGCTCAGTACTATCCATCTTCTGATAAGAGCTTGTTATGTGTCCCCCCCTCACATAGGCAGAGGATGAAATTCAGACTTTGCGGCAGGTGCTTTTGGCCAAagaaaaatatgcaacagaTGTCAGGAGGCAGCTTGGTTTGAGTCCCATCGGCAACATCAAACAGAACCTGTCCAAAGGCTGGCAGGAGGTGCAGACATCCGGCCCGTGAGTGCAGCCTCATCGCATGTTGACAATCGTACTAAATGGAACACAACACATCCTGATGCTTAAGCAGTCCACCAGGCACCTTGCATGCCTCTGAGACCCCCCCCCGCACCGGCAGAGCCTTTGGCACACATTGTCGTAGTGTGACACGGTTACATAACCAAGAGCAGCACGCTAATGAATAACGACTGTCGTGGTCCCTCTCTTAAGTCGGGGTAATGATCCACTGACGTGTTCCTTCCTTGTTTCAGATATCTCTCCGCCTCCGCCACCCTGGACGACATCAGCCGCTCCAACGTGTGAGTGTCGGTCATCACAACGACATCACATTCTTTATAGATTACATTTGTGCTGTAAATCATAGCTGCAGGTGTTTCCCCCCGTTTGCCCTGGGCTCATATGCTAAAGCAGGATCTATTCTCAGAAACAAGTGATGGGATTTTCCAGATCAAATAGGATCGGTGCCCTGTTAATAGCCTTACAGCCGGACTTAGCacagggagcagcagcatcaacaggACCAACGTGAAGCGTTTGTTTGAATCAAAGTGGAACCCGAAGCCATTGATGTTCATGAGCTGGTTTCTGACTCATTTCAGTGTGTGAATCagagctttgtgttgtttgtattcACTCCAGTGTTTACAAAGCATCAGTGTGTCAGTGCTGTGACTTTCCCTTCAGCTCCTGACCTGCACGTCTTCTCTCTACCTGCAGGTATGTGAGGACACGGGACGGTCTCTCTCAAGCAGGACATGCGACGACCTCTGTGCTGTCCAATGTGGGCGTGGCCATCACCAGGAGACTGGCAGAGATGAGGTAAGTTCCTGAACTCCTCCCTCTTTACtctaaacagaaagagaaagtaaaaccCTCTCCTTTTCCCTACATTTACCCTAAATATATGCACATTTCTGCAGCAAAGCAAATTTATCAGATCATCTATTTCTAATGTGGTAAACGTGACGTGTGC
This genomic window contains:
- the dnajc5aa gene encoding dnaJ (Hsp40) homolog, subfamily C, member 5aa; translation: MAEHQRQRSLSTAGDSLYLVLGVEKVATSDDIKRSYRKLALKFHPDKNPDNPEAADKFKEINSAHAILNDPTKRNIYDKYGSLGLYVAEQFGEENVNTYFVLSSWWAKALFVFCGLATGCYFCCCLCCCCNCCCGKCKPRPREGQDQEFYVSPEDLEAQLQSDEREAGVDPIVLQPSATETTQLTADGHHSYHTDTGFN
- the LOC133956309 gene encoding tumor protein D54-like isoform X2, which produces MNRQGFGGAAPSVNFSTRTPETTINGRSPSDLTDEEVDGLRYELAKAEDEIQTLRQVLLAKEKYATDVRRQLGLSPIGNIKQNLSKGWQEVQTSGPYLSASATLDDISRSNVYVRTRDGLSQAGHATTSVLSNVGVAITRRLAEMRNLSHTISVPSMRHSSTFKSFEEMVGTVKDKVTSSADMSGSERRSSRHSS
- the LOC133956309 gene encoding tumor protein D54-like isoform X1, with protein sequence MNRQGFGGAAPSVNFSTRTPETTINGRSPSDLTDEEVDGLRYELAKAEDEIQTLRQVLLAKEKYATDVRRQLGLSPIGNIKQNLSKGWQEVQTSGPYLSASATLDDISRSNVYVRTRDGLSQAGHATTSVLSNVGVAITRRLAEMRALPLPSPPRNLSHTISVPSMRHSSTFKSFEEMVGTVKDKVTSSADMSGSERRSSRHSS